The genomic segment TGTCCTTCTCTCTCTTAAACGGGGTGTCCGCCAAATAAGCGGACACCCCGTTTTATATATCGTTTTAAGCCTTAAAATTTCGATTTGCCGTTACTTTGATGATTTTGCCAATAGAGATACTTTCACTTGAAGATCCCACCAGAGCTCTTGTTTGCACCTCACAAGTACAAAATGTGTGCAGCTATTTCCTGGGAAATAGCTGCACACATTTTGTATTCTATTTGGAATTTTAGGTATGCTTACGCTCGGATATTTAATCATAATTAAAGTAAAATTATATCGGAAAATGCATAAAAGTATACTGTAAATATACATAAATATGCAATGGCTTCTTCTTTCGTAAAGTCAGTGAAATCACACATCAGTATGTAATTTCGGACTTGTTTTTAAAGATAAAAATGATAATAAATTTAATGCAGGAAGATTTGAATAATAGCTGCTGACAAATTTTAACTGTAAAGGTAATTACCAGTTAATTGAAAAATAGTTTCAATATGTAATAAACTGCAACATAAAAAATAACAGATGCCAGTAGTAAAACTGACATCTGCCGACCGGAGTGAATGCCCAAATTATTGATCATTATTGGAGAGGTCTTTTTTAAATATATAGTCGGAAATAAAGAATCCTATGAACCCGACAAGCAATGTGCAGAAGGCAGTTTCAACCAATCCGCTTGATAAAAAGTCAAAATATCTGTTTGTAAAGTATAATCCATTTACAGCAACCTTTGCAATTAAAGCTTCGCTTAAAAGCACAATTGTCAATATGAATCCGATCCATAGTATGTAATATGAAAAGTTATTCATAGACTTTATTTTTTGTGCTACTAAATCATATTTTCGCTTCATATTTATCACCACGTAAGTTATTCTAGCATAACTGATATTAAGTCTCAACGGCAAATAAATGGTATAAAAATGGCAAAACTTAAGTAGATTTCATCGCATTATTCGACATTTATGCATATATTGCATAATAAACTACCCGATAATTGAATATTGAGAAAAAAGTGTCGAATTTTGACGAACACAAAGGTTTGATTTTAATGCTAAAGTCTTTTATGATAAACTCACAAATATATTTAAGAAGGTGGGTTTGAAATTGGTTAAAATTGTAGAAGAACTGCGTAACGTTGTCCAAACCGATAATTCACAAATGCAACTTTCGTACAGGATACTTGTTAAAGAGTATCAGAATCCGGATGATGAAGCGGCTTATGTGGGTTATGGCATAAGCGTAAAGAAATCGGTTAACGGTGAAGTTATTGAAGCTGTAGTTCCTAATATTACGACCGATGCAGATTTTGCCGCTGAAATTCTTGAGATGGTTTGCAGAAACGGAGTAACACCAATTGCACTTACCGACGTAATTACCGATATAGTGACAGAGCATTATATGGACTCTTGATATTTTAATTTAAAGATGATACAATCTTTCCGAGGTGATGGTCATGAAATGCTGCTATTGCGGTTACACTGAAAGTAAGGTTGTTGATTCCAGACCGACTGATGAGGGTGTAAGTATCAGACGTCGCCGCGAGTGTCTCAAATGCGGAAAACGGTTTACAACTTATGAGATAATTGAGACATTGCCGATAATGATAATAAAAAAGGACAAATCAAGACAAGCTTATGACAGAAACAAGCTTTTAAACGGAATTGTACGCGCTTGTGAAAAACGCCCGGTCCCGTTCTCAAAGCTTGAGGTCCTTGCGGATGAAGTCGAGTCAGAGATTCAGAACTCGCTTGATAGGGAAATCACTTCCGCAAGGGT from the Bacillota bacterium genome contains:
- the nrdR gene encoding transcriptional regulator NrdR; amino-acid sequence: MKCCYCGYTESKVVDSRPTDEGVSIRRRRECLKCGKRFTTYEIIETLPIMIIKKDKSRQAYDRNKLLNGIVRACEKRPVPFSKLEVLADEVESEIQNSLDREITSARVGELVMNKLKAIDEVAYVRFASVYRQFKDINTFMEELSKLLNDKK
- a CDS encoding DUF6514 family protein, giving the protein MKLVKIVEELRNVVQTDNSQMQLSYRILVKEYQNPDDEAAYVGYGISVKKSVNGEVIEAVVPNITTDADFAAEILEMVCRNGVTPIALTDVITDIVTEHYMDS